The Candidatus Falkowbacteria bacterium genomic interval GTCACGGCTGATAAAACAGCACCAACCATAAAAGCCAAAGCTGTCATCCAACCTAATGATGGAATCAAACCAATAATAACTGTAAGCACAATTGCTACTACAGCAACTGTCTTGTATTGGCGATTAAGATAAGCTTTAGCACCTTCCTGGATCGCTGCCGCAATCTCTTTCATTTTTTCATTACCTTCTGGTAAACGTAAAATGTAACTGATGAAAACTAAGCCGTAGATAATGGCTAAGGCAGCGCTGCCTAGAATAAGGAAAATAATATTGTTCATATAGATAAAAATTTCTAATTTTTAATTGATAATTTTTAATTAAACAGCCTCTTCAACTGCTTCTTCTTCTGCAATCTCTGGTGCGACAACTTCTTCAACTTCTGTTTTTACTTCTTCTTCAACTGGGGTTGTTTCATCAACTTCAGTTTTTTCTTCTGTTTTTTCAGCAGTAGTTCCGTCACCAGCAATATCAATATTCCAACCAGATAGGTGAGCGGCTAAACGAACGTTTTGTCCGTCCTTACCAATCGCCAAAGATAACTGATCATCCTTAACAGTAATATAGGCTTGATGCTGATCGACTACTAAACGAACTTGCTCTACTTTAGCTGGAGCTAGGGCATTAGCAATAAATGTTTCGGGATCTTCATTGTATTCAATTATATCAATTTTTTCTCCACCAAGTTCGCGAATAATTGTTTGAATACGAGAACCGCGTTGACCAACACAAGATCCAATTGGATCAATGTTGTCATTGCCAGCAGAAACGGCTACCTTAGAACGACTACCAGCTTCACGGGCGACAGATTTTATCTCTACTAAGCCATTAGAAATTTCTGGGATTTCCAAATAGAAAACTTTTTTCAAAATTTCTTCACTAGTACGTGACAAAACAATTTCTGGACCCTTTGGTGTGATGTTAACTTCTTTAACATAAAACTTTAATCTTTCACCCGGAGTGTAACGTTCGGTTCTAACTTGTTCTTCTGGTGGAATAATACCAGTAGCTCGACCAAGGTCAACTAAAATCAAACGACCTTCGCGGCGTTGAACAAAGCCAGTAATAACTTCATGTTCTTTGTCTTTAAATTCGCTAAACACCATATCGCGTTCAGCTTCGCGCAAGCGTTGAATAATAACTTGCTTAGCAGTTTGCGCAGCCATACGACCATATTCTTCATGAGTTTCTAATTCGGTTTTTATTTCATCACCGAGTTTATGTTTTTTACTTAAAGCCTTAGCTTCTGAAATTTGCATTTCAGTTTTAGGATTAAAACGCTTCTTACCATCCTCTTCATTAAACTCAGGTTCAGCTTGAGCCACAACAGCTTCTTTGTTGTTTGTTTTACCAGCTTCGACCTCAGGTTCAACTACCTCGGCGTATGAAGCTAATTCTTCTTCAGGAATATCCTCAACTACAGTCTTAATGTCAAAGACCCTGGTCTTATTGGTCTCTGGATCATACTCGACCTTAATATTTTGATTTTTTTCGCCGTAATCTTTTCGATAAGCGGCCGCCAAAGCAGATTCAATTGTGGTGATAACAGCTTCATAAGACAAGCCCTTTTCCTCACAAATCTGCTTTATAGCATTAGTTATTTCGCTCATATTTCTTTTTTTCCATTAAAATAAGCTAGTATCTAA includes:
- the nusA gene encoding transcription termination factor NusA, with translation MSEITNAIKQICEEKGLSYEAVITTIESALAAAYRKDYGEKNQNIKVEYDPETNKTRVFDIKTVVEDIPEEELASYAEVVEPEVEAGKTNNKEAVVAQAEPEFNEEDGKKRFNPKTEMQISEAKALSKKHKLGDEIKTELETHEEYGRMAAQTAKQVIIQRLREAERDMVFSEFKDKEHEVITGFVQRREGRLILVDLGRATGIIPPEEQVRTERYTPGERLKFYVKEVNITPKGPEIVLSRTSEEILKKVFYLEIPEISNGLVEIKSVAREAGSRSKVAVSAGNDNIDPIGSCVGQRGSRIQTIIRELGGEKIDIIEYNEDPETFIANALAPAKVEQVRLVVDQHQAYITVKDDQLSLAIGKDGQNVRLAAHLSGWNIDIAGDGTTAEKTEEKTEVDETTPVEEEVKTEVEEVVAPEIAEEEAVEEAV